From the Coffea eugenioides isolate CCC68of chromosome 1, Ceug_1.0, whole genome shotgun sequence genome, the window CTcgcccttttccttttctccacCCTCTCTCTCCTCCACTCCTCTTCCTCCCATTCCTCCGATCTCGACCAGGTCTGCTCCCCCCCCTTCCTCCCTCATCTGTTCATTCTAATTCCCTCCCCATTCTCTTTAGCATTTCATGCATATATCTTATTTAGGTCATGTGTTTATTCCTCTGCATATTCGTTATAGTTTGACTGTCCAATTAAAGATAGAAATTAGTAACTCGATAATTATATTGAAGGATATCGTGCTTTTCTTGCAGTGATTTTTATGCGTCTGTCATTCCTACCCCATTTGGAACGTTTGTGGCCTGCCTTTACCTACAAATTTCTCTGTCACTCACGTGTCTCATCTAGGGCTCATAACACATTCATGTTGTATTAACAGGATTTTCTGTTGAATTTAGGGCTCTTTTGGTTTGGCCGGTGGAGGACGGTCTAGGAGGTCTGTACTGGCGCTGAAATCCGATCCCCTGAAGCCTAGACTCGATCAGATTCGAAAGCAAGCCGATGATCACCGATCTTTGGTTCTCGCTTATGCTTCCTATGCTAGGAAGCTCAAGCTTGAGAACTCTAAGCTTGTTAGGGTTTTTGCGGATCTTTCCCGGAACTACACTGATCTAATATCCAAACCTTTCTATCGCAGTCTGTTTGGCATGGATGCCGACTCAATTGATGAATCAGTGCTCAGACAGTTCGAGAAGGAGTTGAAGGAGAGGATTAAAATGACGCGGCAAGTTATCTCAGAGGCCAAAGAGAGTTTtgataatcaactcaaaattcaGAAGCTGAAAGATAACATTTTTGCTGTGAATGAGCAGTTAACCAAGGTGAGGAAGCAGGCTGCTTTCTCAAGCTTGATTGCTGCAAAGTCGATCCCCAAGAGTTTGCACTGCGTGGCTATGAGGCTGATGGAAGAGCGAGTTGCGCACCCGGAGAAATATACTGATGAGGGGAAGCCTATGCCACCAGAGTTTGAGGATCCAAAACTGTATCACTATGCCATCTTCTCTGATAATGTGATTGCTGCCTCCGTAGTCGTAAATTCTGCTGTCAACAACTCAAAAGAGCCATGGAAGCATGTGTTTCATGTGGTGACTGATAAGATGAATCTGGGGGCTATGCAAGTCATGTTCAAGATCAAGGATTACAACGGGGCGCACATTGAAGTGAAGGCTGTCGAAGATTACAAATTTTTGAACTCTTCTTATGTCCCAGTTCTTAGACAGCTCGAATCTGCAAATCTCCAGAAGTTTTACTTTGAAAATAAGCTGGAGAATGCAACAAAAGATACGACAAACATGAAATTCAGGAATCCCAAGTATCTTTCCATTTTGAATCATCTGAGGTTCTACTTACCAGAAATGTACCCGAAATTGCACAGGATCTTGTTCTTGGATGATGATATTGTGGTGCAAAAGGATTTGACTGGGCTTTGGAAGATTGATATGGATGGGAAGGTGAATGGTGCCGTAGAGACATGCTTTGGGTCATTTCACCGGTATAAACAATACATGAATTTTTCTCATCCTTTAATTAACGCTAAATTCAATCCCAATGCATGTGCTTGGGCTTATGGGATGAATTTCTTCGACTTGGACGCATGGAGGAGGGAGAAATGTACTGAAGAATACCACTATTGGCAGAATCTGGTAAGCCTACATTGAAATTTAATATTTGCCCTTGATTAGTAACCCACGCATGTTAATTTCTGTGTGGTAGTGGTACAATTCTATTCAAGATAATCAATTCTATTCTTTCTTTTACCAAGTAACGTATTATTCTTGCCTTTTTTGGTATTAGGAGTAGGATCAGCAACTGATTTGTTTATATGCTTGTATTGCTAATATCCTGGGGTTGTGCAGCCATAGCTTCTTTGCCTTACTCTTTGCTGTGTTATGTATTATTTTCTGTTATCTCTTATGTGCATCAAGGACATTAGCaatcaaaaaatttcttttgtCACTGTTAAAATCACGAATATCTCTTTGGCAGAATGAAAATCGCACACTCTGGAAATTGGGAACATTGCCTCCAGGTCTCATCACATACTACTCAACAACGAAACCACTAGACAAGTCTTGGCATGTTTTGGGCCTTGGTTATAATCCATTCATCGACAAGGCTGAGATTACCAATGCTGCAGTTGTGCACTTCAACGGGAATCTGAAACCGTGGCTTGATATTGGCATGCTTCAGTATAGGCCCCTTTGGACAAAGTATGTTGACTATGAAAATGAGCATATCCAAGCCTGCAATTTTGGTCTATAGCTAATGTTATGAAGTGACCTGTGTTGAAGGATTGCCCAAGCAAGTTTTGCCAGCACCTTTTCCTGTGGCCTGCGCACCTCTCTTGCACGTAAATCAATTCTAATGTTTTATGCCTTAAAAACTTTCTTCTCTGTTCAACTTTCAGCATTCATCACTACTATACTAGTCTAGAGTTCTACTCCTTAACTGTTCATAATGTTTACAGTTGAAATTTGGGGACTGAAAGTTAAGCTTTATagaatgcttttttttttctttctaattaACAAATTTGTACTATTAGAGATGCGCAATGATGTTGTGGGTAATGGTTACCAATTTTTTTCAGTTAAAGGTTTAATTGCTCCCATTTGTCTGCAGTTTGGAATTTTGTTTTTATCTGGCCTTTCCACATATTGTTATTTGGATGGGCTTTATGAAATAATAGATGTAACCCTCTTAAGCTGTAAGTATATAAGTGAGATGCCCAAAATTTGGATAATCAGTTTTCAAGTACCCTCTTTTACATGTCTGACCTGCTGTCTCGATTGCTTATTGTTCCTGTTTCTGAAACAATCTTTAGCCTCCGCAAACTCTGGCATCGGCCTCTTCTTGTGTGTCATGTGAAGTTCACATGTTGGTGTTGGGAAACTCGTTAGGAAATAATTGAATCAATTGATGTTTTGCTTGCATGACAGAAGCTCCTCATTGTCATTGGGCCCTTCAGTTTTCAATATGAGGATACACCTTGTTTCTTTCTATTTGGAATTGTGATATAGAGAATTTTTGTTGTGCAATAATAAGCTAAAGATAAGCTTGTTGcatttatacatatatatttttaaaaaacttcttgtgtctatgtatatatgtatgtgtatatatatgtctgtgtgtgtgtgtatgtatgtatacgTATTTTGACGGACTTTAGGGTAATACTGGCCGTTATTAACAGccaatttcatttttcattttagcTTTGACTGATTGTAGCCTGAAACCCTGTTTCGGGGTGGCAAGAAACTTTCACGTGGAATAGTTAGTAATGTTTTATTGGTTTAGTGTTTAATTTAACTAGGGACAGTATCCTGAATTTGTTTTTAGTTCTTATTCTGTTTGTTTATATGCtcactttccttttcttgtatTTGTTCTCATTCCCAAGGGGCAAAAAGTTGAGCTTCTATCATCTATGCTTTTCTGGTCATCTTTATTAAAATCTTCCGATGGAATTACTCTTACAGGATGACTGAAGACAATCCCTGTGCTAATCTAGGATTTCAACCTGTCCACCCAACCTGAAACCAAACTGATTGAATTGTCTATGGATAGTTTTGGtgtgaataaaataaaatatttgaggTCGTGGATTAAGTATTGTAACTGGAAAATGAAAATGACCTGAGCCTAAAATCTAACCCATGAAGACACTGATGTCCTGTGTTTGTATGCATATTaaaattctttccctttttctagTTTGATATCTCAACCCTCTCGATCCAGGGTGTCCTATTCTGACATTGAAAAGCATCATACGTTTAGCTTTATTGCTTGTAGCTGTGGTTATGTGATAACATGTAAAATTTCATGATCTTGATTCCCATGGTCCTTTTGTT encodes:
- the LOC113764555 gene encoding galacturonosyltransferase 8, yielding MAIGRFRALLRDRAPAPRLSTSNSSSFKLFATLLLALALFLFSTLSLLHSSSSHSSDLDQGSFGLAGGGRSRRSVLALKSDPLKPRLDQIRKQADDHRSLVLAYASYARKLKLENSKLVRVFADLSRNYTDLISKPFYRSLFGMDADSIDESVLRQFEKELKERIKMTRQVISEAKESFDNQLKIQKLKDNIFAVNEQLTKVRKQAAFSSLIAAKSIPKSLHCVAMRLMEERVAHPEKYTDEGKPMPPEFEDPKLYHYAIFSDNVIAASVVVNSAVNNSKEPWKHVFHVVTDKMNLGAMQVMFKIKDYNGAHIEVKAVEDYKFLNSSYVPVLRQLESANLQKFYFENKLENATKDTTNMKFRNPKYLSILNHLRFYLPEMYPKLHRILFLDDDIVVQKDLTGLWKIDMDGKVNGAVETCFGSFHRYKQYMNFSHPLINAKFNPNACAWAYGMNFFDLDAWRREKCTEEYHYWQNLNENRTLWKLGTLPPGLITYYSTTKPLDKSWHVLGLGYNPFIDKAEITNAAVVHFNGNLKPWLDIGMLQYRPLWTKYVDYENEHIQACNFGL